One window of Microcoleus vaginatus PCC 9802 genomic DNA carries:
- a CDS encoding DNA cytosine methyltransferase: MHRPPCIFSFFSGSGLLDLGFESIGFNVAYVNEIFPPFMQAYRYSRQCLNLPLPEYGYCEGEEADVTRLVGGAPAFRLRELMQDARKHHDIVGFIAGPPCPDFSIGGKNRGGEGDKGQLSASYIELICQQQPDFFLFENVKGLWRTKKHKAFYGELKHQLADSGYVFAERLINAIEYGVPQDRDRIILIGIRRNLVKNLGISLEEKSPMLAESLFPWQSQVLYPKSEIFSHPWPKRTAFADDGFVPCPEGIPQDLTVEFWFQRNDVLNHPNATHYFQPKAGLKRFASVDEGDDSKKSFKRLHRWRYSPTACYGNNEVHLHPYKLRRLSVAETLAIQSLPKDFALPAKMTLTNMFKTVGNGVPYLAAQGIAKTILQFLQTK; encoded by the coding sequence ATGCACCGTCCTCCTTGTATTTTCTCATTTTTTTCGGGTTCTGGCTTGCTCGATCTGGGTTTTGAGTCGATCGGCTTTAATGTAGCGTATGTCAATGAAATTTTCCCACCTTTCATGCAAGCATACCGCTATTCTCGGCAGTGCCTGAATTTGCCGCTACCAGAATACGGATATTGCGAAGGAGAGGAAGCAGATGTAACTCGACTTGTAGGGGGAGCACCAGCTTTTCGGTTGCGGGAATTGATGCAGGATGCCCGCAAGCATCACGATATTGTGGGGTTTATCGCGGGACCGCCTTGTCCTGACTTTTCTATTGGTGGCAAAAACCGGGGTGGGGAAGGAGATAAAGGTCAACTTTCAGCTTCATACATTGAATTGATTTGTCAGCAGCAGCCAGATTTCTTTTTATTTGAAAATGTCAAAGGTTTGTGGAGAACCAAAAAACATAAAGCTTTTTACGGCGAACTAAAACATCAGTTGGCTGATTCGGGATACGTTTTTGCCGAACGTTTAATTAATGCGATAGAATACGGTGTGCCACAAGATAGGGATAGAATTATTTTGATTGGAATTAGAAGAAACCTTGTCAAAAATCTGGGCATTTCCCTAGAGGAAAAAAGCCCAATGTTAGCAGAAAGTTTATTTCCTTGGCAAAGTCAGGTATTATATCCCAAATCAGAAATTTTTTCTCATCCTTGGCCTAAGAGAACCGCCTTTGCAGATGATGGTTTCGTGCCTTGTCCTGAGGGCATTCCCCAAGATTTAACGGTAGAATTTTGGTTCCAAAGAAATGACGTTCTCAACCATCCCAATGCCACACACTATTTCCAACCCAAAGCAGGCCTTAAGCGGTTTGCTTCCGTTGATGAAGGAGATGATTCAAAAAAATCTTTCAAGCGATTGCACCGATGGCGTTATTCGCCAACAGCTTGTTACGGCAATAACGAAGTTCACTTGCACCCTTACAAACTTCGTCGGCTTTCTGTTGCAGAAACACTGGCTATTCAGTCACTGCCAAAAGATTTTGCACTGCCGGCAAAGATGACGTTGACTAATATGTTTAAAACTGTTGGCAATGGGGTTCCTTATTTGGCTGCACAAGGTATTGCCAAAACAATTTTACAGTTTTTACAGACAAAATAA
- the miaB gene encoding tRNA (N6-isopentenyl adenosine(37)-C2)-methylthiotransferase MiaB: MTVKPRRYHITTFGCQMNKADSERMAGILENMGFEFSEDPNEASLILYNTCTIRDNAEQRVYSNLGRQAHRKRQEPGLTLIVAGCVAQQEGEALLRRVPELDLVMGPQHANRLEDLLEQVFEGNQVVATEAVEIMEDITKPRRDSKVTAWVNVIYGCNERCTYCVVPNVRGVEQSRMPEAIRAEMEDLGRQGYKEVTLLGQNIDAYGRDLPGTKPDGSNQHTLTDLLYFVQDVPGVDRLRFATSHPRYFTERLIKACAELPQVCEHFHIPFQSGDNDILKAMSRGYTQEKYRRIIDTIRRYMPDASITADAIVGFPGETEAQFEKTLKLIEDVGFDLVNTAAYSPRPGTPAALWENQLSEEVKADRLQRINHVVTTTAMERSQRYFGRTEEVLVEVQNLKDSTQVMGRTRGNRLTFFKGDIAELAGKIVRVKITDIRAFSLTGEMVE, from the coding sequence ATGACCGTTAAACCCCGCCGCTATCACATCACTACTTTCGGATGCCAGATGAATAAAGCCGACTCGGAACGGATGGCCGGCATTCTGGAAAATATGGGCTTTGAGTTCTCGGAAGACCCGAACGAAGCTAGCTTGATTCTCTACAATACTTGCACAATTCGCGATAATGCCGAACAAAGAGTTTATTCTAACCTAGGAAGGCAAGCTCATCGCAAACGCCAAGAACCAGGTTTAACTTTAATTGTAGCTGGATGCGTGGCGCAGCAGGAAGGTGAAGCGCTACTGCGGAGAGTGCCGGAATTAGACTTAGTAATGGGGCCACAACACGCTAACCGACTTGAAGATTTGCTGGAACAAGTTTTTGAGGGCAATCAAGTTGTGGCGACTGAAGCTGTTGAGATTATGGAGGATATTACTAAGCCGCGCCGCGACAGCAAGGTGACTGCTTGGGTGAATGTAATTTACGGCTGCAATGAACGCTGCACTTATTGTGTTGTCCCCAATGTTCGCGGGGTTGAACAGTCGCGAATGCCGGAGGCAATTCGGGCGGAAATGGAGGATTTGGGCCGTCAAGGTTACAAGGAAGTAACGTTGTTGGGGCAAAATATTGATGCTTACGGACGCGATTTGCCGGGGACAAAACCGGACGGCAGCAACCAGCATACTTTGACGGATTTGCTTTATTTTGTGCAGGATGTGCCGGGAGTCGATCGCCTCAGATTTGCTACTAGCCACCCGCGCTATTTTACGGAGAGATTGATTAAGGCTTGTGCTGAATTACCGCAGGTGTGCGAACATTTTCACATTCCTTTTCAGTCCGGAGATAATGATATTTTGAAAGCGATGTCGCGGGGTTATACTCAGGAAAAATACCGCCGGATTATTGATACAATTCGCCGTTATATGCCGGATGCTTCGATTACTGCGGATGCGATCGTCGGTTTTCCTGGCGAGACGGAAGCGCAGTTTGAGAAGACTCTGAAGTTAATCGAAGATGTTGGTTTCGATTTGGTGAATACTGCTGCTTATTCGCCGCGCCCGGGAACGCCTGCGGCTTTGTGGGAAAATCAGTTGAGTGAGGAGGTGAAAGCCGATCGCCTGCAACGAATCAATCATGTAGTCACAACAACGGCGATGGAACGATCGCAGCGCTATTTCGGACGCACTGAAGAGGTTTTGGTGGAAGTCCAAAATCTGAAAGATTCAACTCAGGTGATGGGACGCACTCGCGGCAATCGTCTCACATTTTTTAAGGGCGATATTGCTGAATTGGCGGGTAAAATTGTGCGGGTTAAAATTACAGATATTCGCGCTTTTAGTTTGACGGGAGAAATGGTGGAATAG
- a CDS encoding D-alanine--D-alanine ligase A yields MTTMRIGLLFGGRSGEHEVSISSARAIARALAADENASKYEVLPFYIQKNGHWLSGTLPQQVLASGKPLEIEQEPGQNDSPAGQFPNFNAVDVWFPVLHGPNGEDGTVQGLLKLMQVPFVGSGVLGSALGMDKIAMKMAFAQAGLPQVKYIAVNRSEIWSNPCVFPKLCDKIEADLGYPCFVKPANLGSSVGISKARSRAELEAALDSAASYDRRIIVEAGVVARELECAVLGNDNPQASTVGEITFQSDFYDYETKYTQGQADCSIPAKVSGAIVSQIQEMAVQAFLAIDAAGLARVDFFYIESTGEVLINEINTFPGFTATSMYPQMWAADGISFPELVDRLIQLALERHGEKG; encoded by the coding sequence ATGACAACGATGCGGATCGGGCTATTGTTCGGGGGGCGATCGGGCGAACACGAAGTCTCAATTAGTTCAGCGCGGGCGATCGCCCGTGCCCTCGCTGCCGACGAAAATGCCTCTAAATACGAAGTTCTGCCCTTTTACATCCAAAAAAACGGCCACTGGCTGTCGGGAACATTACCTCAACAAGTCTTAGCCAGCGGAAAACCTCTGGAAATAGAGCAAGAACCAGGACAAAACGACTCTCCCGCTGGACAGTTTCCTAATTTTAATGCCGTAGATGTTTGGTTCCCGGTTTTGCACGGGCCAAACGGCGAAGATGGTACAGTGCAAGGATTGCTGAAATTAATGCAAGTTCCTTTTGTCGGTTCCGGGGTTTTAGGTTCGGCGCTGGGAATGGATAAAATTGCCATGAAAATGGCTTTTGCTCAGGCTGGTTTGCCACAGGTAAAATACATCGCTGTCAACCGTTCAGAAATCTGGTCTAATCCTTGCGTTTTCCCCAAACTGTGCGACAAAATTGAAGCTGATTTGGGCTATCCTTGCTTTGTAAAACCCGCTAATTTGGGGTCGTCAGTGGGAATTTCTAAAGCTCGATCGCGCGCTGAATTAGAAGCAGCTCTCGACAGCGCCGCCAGCTACGACAGGCGGATAATTGTCGAAGCGGGTGTGGTTGCGAGAGAATTAGAATGTGCAGTTTTGGGTAACGATAATCCCCAAGCTTCAACGGTGGGAGAAATTACTTTCCAAAGCGATTTCTACGACTACGAAACTAAATATACCCAGGGACAAGCCGACTGCTCAATCCCGGCCAAAGTCAGCGGTGCGATCGTCTCGCAAATCCAAGAAATGGCAGTGCAAGCATTTTTGGCTATAGACGCGGCAGGTTTAGCGCGAGTAGACTTTTTCTACATTGAATCAACCGGAGAAGTTTTGATTAACGAAATCAACACTTTTCCTGGCTTTACAGCTACCAGTATGTATCCGCAAATGTGGGCAGCCGACGGCATTTCTTTCCCTGAATTAGTAGACCGTTTAATTCAATTAGCTCTCGAACGGCACGGGGAAAAAGGTTGA
- a CDS encoding AI-2E family transporter — protein sequence MRRFTQLPQWWTYGLVFPLAVLNCWLALLVFEYFRALITVLVVATVLSFLLDYPVRFLHRYGLKRDRAVLSVLFLTLLLLVVLGLTLAPILLNQITELATRLPTWIVSGTEQIEAFNKWAENRNLRIDVSGLTTKLSDRLSAQLQSLTGEILKFGLGAADSLLNFLLTIVVTFYLLLHGDRVWEGLFKWFPSKLSLQLRELLARSFHNYFVGQATLAGLMGLSITVVFLILRVPFGLLFGLGVGVMTMIPFGAPFSICIVSLLITLNNFWLGVTVLAVATVIEQIIESGVAPRLLGGFIGLNPVWILVALLVGVKVAGVAGLLVAVPMAGFIKNTVDVLEISRNKSKEIDSVSSIEPMEQ from the coding sequence ATGAGACGTTTCACTCAACTGCCGCAGTGGTGGACTTACGGACTGGTATTTCCCCTAGCGGTACTCAACTGCTGGTTAGCCCTCCTAGTCTTTGAATATTTTCGCGCCCTGATTACAGTTTTGGTAGTCGCTACAGTGCTGTCTTTTTTGCTAGATTATCCAGTGCGCTTTCTGCACAGATACGGCTTGAAGCGCGATCGAGCAGTTTTGTCGGTATTGTTTTTGACTTTACTGCTATTGGTGGTTTTAGGTCTGACTCTAGCCCCCATTCTGCTAAACCAAATTACTGAACTTGCCACCCGACTGCCGACTTGGATAGTTTCTGGCACAGAACAGATTGAAGCGTTCAACAAGTGGGCGGAAAATCGCAATCTCCGCATTGATGTTAGCGGTTTGACTACCAAATTGAGCGATCGACTTTCAGCTCAGTTGCAGTCTCTCACTGGCGAAATTCTCAAATTTGGCTTGGGTGCTGCAGACAGTCTGTTGAATTTCCTCCTCACAATAGTCGTGACATTCTACTTGCTCTTGCACGGCGATCGCGTCTGGGAAGGATTGTTTAAATGGTTTCCCTCCAAGCTGAGCCTTCAATTGCGAGAGTTGCTGGCGCGAAGCTTCCACAACTACTTCGTCGGGCAAGCAACTTTGGCGGGTTTGATGGGACTGTCTATCACTGTTGTTTTTTTAATTTTGCGAGTTCCCTTCGGACTTCTGTTCGGTTTGGGTGTGGGTGTAATGACTATGATTCCCTTCGGGGCACCTTTCAGTATTTGCATTGTCAGTTTGCTGATCACATTAAACAACTTTTGGCTCGGCGTCACAGTTTTAGCTGTCGCTACAGTAATTGAGCAAATAATTGAAAGCGGGGTTGCTCCTCGGTTATTAGGCGGTTTTATCGGTCTCAATCCTGTGTGGATTTTGGTGGCGCTGCTGGTGGGGGTTAAGGTGGCAGGAGTAGCAGGTTTGTTAGTTGCTGTGCCGATGGCTGGTTTTATTAAGAATACTGTTGATGTTTTGGAAATTTCGAGGAACAAGTCGAAGGAAATCGATTCGGTTAGTTCCATTGAACCTATGGAGCAATAA
- a CDS encoding PDZ domain-containing protein produces the protein MQNHNYNSRSNSHQINTLSTKNMPATTVRSRRFYLPKKLAFLSLILLGSTATVGCNAITSQVPGSSNAIQAEPSTTAPISALPANILPSQDSNFVTKVVQEVGPAVVRINSSRTVTNQVPEEIPEQFRRFFGSESPIAPGNRVERGSGSGFVFGSDGRILTNAHVVNGADTVTVKLKDGREFVGKVLGVDTVTDVAVVKIEANNLPVVSLGKSEELQPGEWAIAIGNPLGLDNTVTVGIISATGRSSADVGVPDKRVSFIQTDAAINPGNSGGPLLNQRGQVIGMNTAIIQGAQGLGFAIPIDRAQQIADQLVTAGKAEHPYLGVRMLSITPEIKREFNQNPNTKLRLTEDKGVLVLGVAKNSPAAQAGVRLADVIKKINGKEVSDAGSVQEIVEKSTVGSDLQLELSRGGQPVTVAVKAGAFPAEQQQ, from the coding sequence ATGCAAAACCATAATTATAACTCTCGCTCTAACTCTCACCAAATCAATACTCTATCAACCAAAAATATGCCTGCTACAACTGTGCGTTCTCGCCGTTTTTATTTGCCGAAAAAACTTGCTTTTTTATCCCTCATTTTGCTCGGTTCCACCGCAACTGTTGGGTGCAACGCCATAACTTCTCAAGTTCCTGGAAGTTCTAACGCCATTCAAGCTGAACCTTCAACTACAGCGCCAATCTCAGCATTGCCGGCGAATATACTGCCCTCTCAAGACTCTAATTTTGTCACTAAAGTTGTGCAGGAAGTCGGCCCGGCAGTGGTGCGGATCAATTCGTCTCGCACGGTGACGAACCAAGTTCCAGAGGAGATACCCGAGCAATTCCGCCGCTTCTTCGGTTCAGAATCTCCGATTGCGCCGGGAAATCGGGTAGAACGGGGTTCCGGTTCGGGTTTTGTTTTTGGTTCTGATGGCCGCATTTTGACTAACGCTCACGTCGTTAACGGGGCGGATACGGTGACGGTAAAACTGAAGGATGGCCGCGAATTTGTCGGCAAAGTTTTAGGCGTAGATACAGTTACTGATGTGGCTGTTGTTAAAATAGAAGCTAACAATTTGCCTGTGGTGAGTTTGGGCAAATCTGAAGAGTTACAGCCGGGAGAATGGGCGATCGCGATCGGCAATCCCCTCGGTTTGGACAATACTGTGACTGTGGGCATTATTAGCGCTACAGGCCGTTCTAGCGCCGATGTCGGTGTTCCTGACAAGCGCGTCAGCTTTATTCAAACCGACGCTGCGATCAATCCCGGCAATTCCGGCGGCCCGCTGCTGAACCAGCGCGGTCAAGTTATCGGCATGAATACGGCGATTATTCAAGGCGCTCAAGGATTGGGTTTTGCTATTCCGATCGATCGAGCACAACAAATTGCCGACCAATTAGTAACAGCAGGAAAAGCCGAACATCCTTATCTCGGCGTTCGGATGTTGAGCATTACTCCCGAAATCAAGAGAGAATTTAATCAAAATCCCAACACCAAATTGAGGCTGACTGAAGATAAAGGCGTGTTAGTTTTGGGAGTTGCGAAAAATTCTCCAGCGGCACAAGCTGGAGTTCGCCTTGCCGATGTCATCAAGAAAATCAACGGTAAAGAAGTCAGCGATGCTGGCAGCGTACAAGAAATTGTTGAGAAAAGTACCGTGGGCAGCGATCTGCAGCTTGAATTAAGCCGCGGCGGACAACCTGTCACTGTGGCGGTGAAAGCGGGTGCTTTTCCAGCGGAGCAGCAGCAGTAG